A region from the Silene latifolia isolate original U9 population chromosome 7, ASM4854445v1, whole genome shotgun sequence genome encodes:
- the LOC141591333 gene encoding ER lumen protein-retaining receptor A-like has protein sequence MMPMNVFRLAGDITHLISILVLLLKIYATKSCSGISLKTQELYALVFVARYLDLVTDFISVYNTIMKIVFIVSSLSIVWCMKMHPVIKRSYDKVQDTFRHYFLVLGCFVLALLIHEKFTIQEVFWAFSIYLEAVAILPQLVLLQRSGNVDNLTAQYVFFLGAYRALYIVNWIYRYLTEPHFGRWIASISGLVQTALYADFFYYYFISWKTNSKLKLPA, from the exons ATGATGCCCATGAATGTGTTCAGACTAGCAGGTGATATCACGCATTTGATCAGTATTCTCGTCTTACTCCTCAAAATCTACGCCACCAAATCTTGCTCTG GTATCTCGCTGAAGACTCAGGAGCTTTATGCTCTTGTATTTGTAGCACGCTACCTGGATCTTGTTACAGATTTCATATCTGTCTATAACACTATAATGAAGATAGTCTTCATTGTGAGCTCATTGTCAATTGTTTGGTGTATGAAGATGCATCCTGTTATCAAGCGTTCCTATGACAAAGTGCAGGATACATTTCGCCATTATTTCCTTGTTCTTGGATGCTTTGTCCTGGCACTGCTAATCCATGAGAAGTTCACCATACAAGAG GTTTTCTGGGCATTTTCTATTTATCTGGAAGCTGTTGCTATTCTCCCCCAACTTGTCCTGCTGCAGAGAAGTGGAAATGTGGATAATCTGACGGCTCAATATGTTTTCTTTTTGGG GGCATATAGGGCATTGTACATTGTCAACTGGATTTATCGCTATCTTACAGAACCCCATTTTGGTCGCTGGATAG CTAGCATTTCTGGTCTTGTTCAGACTGCTCTTTATGCAGATTTCTTTTACTATTACTTCATCAG CTGGAAGACGAACTCAAAGCTTAAGCTGCCGGCTTGA